From Mauremys reevesii isolate NIE-2019 linkage group 10, ASM1616193v1, whole genome shotgun sequence, the proteins below share one genomic window:
- the C10H15orf48 gene encoding normal mucosa of esophagus-specific gene 1 protein isoform X2 — MANLGFFQLLRKNKELIPLVGFVGFAAVGALGASLYFLGTKSDVIVNKSGNPEPWENVNPNQAQKLLSISQEWKSIEELEKVKKMMK, encoded by the exons ATGGCCAACTTGGGCTTTTTCCAACTGCTAAGGAAAAACAAAGAA CTCATTCCTTTGGTTGGTTTTGTGGGCTTTGCAGCAGTTGGGGCTCTAGGTGCTTCCCTGTATTTCCTAGGCACCAAAAGCGATGTGAT CGTTAACAAGTCTGGCAATCCAGAACCTTGGGAAAATGTGAATCCTAACCAGGCTCAAAAG cttTTATCAATCAGCCAAGAGTGGAAATCCATAGAGGAGCTGGAGAAGGTCAAAAAGATGATGAAGTGA
- the C10H15orf48 gene encoding normal mucosa of esophagus-specific gene 1 protein isoform X1: MSTAAAMANLGFFQLLRKNKELIPLVGFVGFAAVGALGASLYFLGTKSDVIVNKSGNPEPWENVNPNQAQKLLSISQEWKSIEELEKVKKMMK; this comes from the exons AT GTCTACAGCTGCCGCTATGGCCAACTTGGGCTTTTTCCAACTGCTAAGGAAAAACAAAGAA CTCATTCCTTTGGTTGGTTTTGTGGGCTTTGCAGCAGTTGGGGCTCTAGGTGCTTCCCTGTATTTCCTAGGCACCAAAAGCGATGTGAT CGTTAACAAGTCTGGCAATCCAGAACCTTGGGAAAATGTGAATCCTAACCAGGCTCAAAAG cttTTATCAATCAGCCAAGAGTGGAAATCCATAGAGGAGCTGGAGAAGGTCAAAAAGATGATGAAGTGA
- the SPATA5L1 gene encoding spermatogenesis-associated protein 5-like protein 1 isoform X2, which produces MAAALLKLLPLDPGDEGTQRCRMGPATLSTLGARLGSPLRITVPGGCCLCTAWPRNDLADGYLQLDLKCKTSGLAASKLKGLTLSVSHLKLLACHRLRKVTVKVVLKNLTVKKSTPEATLQEIVKELLRNMYVSLHHVVTAAPIPGNTVVCVEILAVDASTEEAGLIAPKTNINIKEVVTLEWYRHLSKDTAKISVAGMDDLGSSLKEMIVLPFHFPKTFKKLGLSAPRGVLLVGPPGVGKTLLVKAVAREVGAYLLCISGPAIYGSRPGESEENLRRVFEQGKELSSEGPTILFIDEIDSLCPKRGSSNSIPENRIVAQLLTLMDGIGSENEVVIMAATNRPDALDPALRRHGRFDREVIIGTPTLKQRRSILQLITSNMPISTDVDLINLAEMTTGYVGADLTAFCREAAMQAVLHSCLSIEWPMKFPQAFVRMGLSQPKGILLYGPPGCAKTTLVKAVATSCHCSFLSVSGADLFSPYVGDSEKILSQVFRQARAHTPAIIFLDEIDSILGSRSACKIGHGAPEKVLSVLLNELDGVGIKVTERRGNKLQLEGDCQEQNEKERQIEFQEVLNKDVMIVAATNRPDKLDDALLRPGRLDKIIYIPPPDQKGRLSILKICTEKIPIDSDVSLEYLAVQTKLFSGADIENLCKEAALQALHENGLEATSVKHEHFVKSLKTVKPSLTPSDLDFYEKLFNKEVFS; this is translated from the exons ATGGCGGCTGCTCTCCTAAAGCTGCTCCCTCTAGACCCAGGGGACGAAGGCACGCAAAGATGCAGGATGGGACCTGCCACGTTATCCACTCTGGGAGCCAGGCTCGGCTCCCCACTTAGGATCACGGTTCCTGGTGGCTGCTGTTTGTGCACCGCCTGGCCCAGAAATGATTTGGCTGATGGTTACCTGCAGCTTGATCTGAAATGTAAAACTTCAGGTTTAGCTGCAAGCAAGTTGAAAGGTCTCACGCTGAGTGTCAGTCACTTGAAGCTTTTGGCCTGTCACCGGTTGAGAAAAGTAACAGTGAAAGTGGTCCTTAAGAACCTTACCGTGAAAAAATCCACCCCAGAAGCAACACTACAGGAGATAGTCAAagagctgctgaggaatatgtATGTTTCTCTTCACCATGTTGTTACTGCTGCCCCAATTCCTGGAAATACAGTGGTGTGTGTTGAAATACTGGCTGTAGATGCTTCGACAGAAGAAGCTGGCCTGATAGCTCCCAAAACTAATATAAACATTAAAGAAGTAGTCACTTTAGAATGGTACAGACACTTGTCAAAGGACACCGCAAAAATTTCAGTTGCAGGAATGGATGATTTGGGCAGCTCTTTGAAAGAGATGATTGTTTTGCCTTTCCATTTTCCCAAAACCTTCAAGAAGTTGGGTCTTTCTGCCCCTAGGGGAGTACTGTTGGTGGGCCCTCCAGGTGTGGGGAAGACTCTTCTCGTAAAGGCAGTTGCAAGGGAAGTGGGGGCGTATTTGCTTTGCATCAGTGGTCCAGCTATATATGGCTCAAGACCTGGAGAAAGTGAAGAGAATTTGCGAAGAGTTTTTGAACAAGGCAAGGAATTGTCCAGTGAAGGACCAACCATTCTCTTTATTGATGAAATTGACTCTTTGTGCCCTAAACGGGGAAGTTCAAACAGCATCCCTGAAAATCGTATTGTTGCTCAATTGTTAACTCTTATGGACGGCATAGGCAGTGAAAATGAGGTGGTCATCATGGCAGCGACAAACAGGCCCGATGCCTTAGATCCTGCACTGAGGAGACATGGTAGATTTGACCGAGAG GTTATCATTGGGACACCAACACTTAAACAGAGAAGGTCTATTCTGCAGTTGATTACTTCTAATATGCCTATTTCCACTGATGTTGATTTGATTAACCTAGCAGAAATGACAACTGGATATGTTGGAGCTGATCTTACGGCATTCTGCAGAGAAGCTGCTATGCAGGCTGTTCTCCACAGCTGTTTG AGTATTGAGTGGCCTATGAAGTTTCCTCAGGCTTTTGTGAGGATGGGACTGTCTCAGCCAAAGGGTATTCTCCTATATGGGCCACCAGGATGTGCCAAAACCACTCTGGTGAAGGCTGTGGCCACAAGCTGCCATTGTTCCTTTCTTTCTGTTAGTGGAGCTGACCTTTTTTCACCTTATGTTGGAGATTCAGAGAAGATTTTGTCtcag GTTTTTCGCCAAGCAAGAGCACATACTCCAGCAATAATATTCCTGGATGAGATTGATTCTATCCTAGGATCTCGATCAGCCTGCAAAATTGGACATGGTGCCCCAGAGAAAGTTCTTTCTGTCCTTCTTAATGAATTAGATGGTGTTGGCATTAAAGTcacagagagaagaggaaataAATTACAGCTTGAAGGTGATTGTCAAGAACAAAACGAAAAGGAGAGACAG ATAGAATTTCAAGAAGTTTTGAACAAAGATGTCATGATAGTTGCTGCAACAAATAGACCAGACAAATTGGATGATGCCTTGTTGCGTCCTGGAAGGTTAGACAAGATCATCTATATTCCACCTCCAGATCAGAAG GGAAGGCTTTCTATTTTGaaaatttgcacagaaaaaaTCCCAATAGATTCTGATGTGTCATTAGAATACCTAGCAGTTCAAACCAAACTCTTTTCTGGAGCAGATATTGAAAATCTCTGCAAGGAG gctgcTTTGCAGGCATTACACGAGAATGGACTTGAAGCAACTAGTGTGAAACATGAGCATTTTGTAAAATCACTGAAGACTGTAAAACCATCATTAACTCCCTCAGATTTGGATTTTTATGAAAAATTATTTAATAAGGAAGTATTCTCTTAA
- the SPATA5L1 gene encoding spermatogenesis-associated protein 5-like protein 1 isoform X1 translates to MAAALLKLLPLDPGDEGTQRCRMGPATLSTLGARLGSPLRITVPGGCCLCTAWPRNDLADGYLQLDLKCKTSGLAASKLKGLTLSVSHLKLLACHRLRKVTVKVVLKNLTVKKSTPEATLQEIVKELLRNMYVSLHHVVTAAPIPGNTVVCVEILAVDASTEEAGLIAPKTNINIKEVVTLEWYRHLSKDTAKISVAGMDDLGSSLKEMIVLPFHFPKTFKKLGLSAPRGVLLVGPPGVGKTLLVKAVAREVGAYLLCISGPAIYGSRPGESEENLRRVFEQGKELSSEGPTILFIDEIDSLCPKRGSSNSIPENRIVAQLLTLMDGIGSENEVVIMAATNRPDALDPALRRHGRFDREVIIGTPTLKQRRSILQLITSNMPISTDVDLINLAEMTTGYVGADLTAFCREAAMQAVLHSCLDSVHMLINMADFHEAFKKIQPSSFRSSVGLIDFKPVTWEQIGGLEDVKLKLKQSIEWPMKFPQAFVRMGLSQPKGILLYGPPGCAKTTLVKAVATSCHCSFLSVSGADLFSPYVGDSEKILSQVFRQARAHTPAIIFLDEIDSILGSRSACKIGHGAPEKVLSVLLNELDGVGIKVTERRGNKLQLEGDCQEQNEKERQIEFQEVLNKDVMIVAATNRPDKLDDALLRPGRLDKIIYIPPPDQKGRLSILKICTEKIPIDSDVSLEYLAVQTKLFSGADIENLCKEAALQALHENGLEATSVKHEHFVKSLKTVKPSLTPSDLDFYEKLFNKEVFS, encoded by the exons ATGGCGGCTGCTCTCCTAAAGCTGCTCCCTCTAGACCCAGGGGACGAAGGCACGCAAAGATGCAGGATGGGACCTGCCACGTTATCCACTCTGGGAGCCAGGCTCGGCTCCCCACTTAGGATCACGGTTCCTGGTGGCTGCTGTTTGTGCACCGCCTGGCCCAGAAATGATTTGGCTGATGGTTACCTGCAGCTTGATCTGAAATGTAAAACTTCAGGTTTAGCTGCAAGCAAGTTGAAAGGTCTCACGCTGAGTGTCAGTCACTTGAAGCTTTTGGCCTGTCACCGGTTGAGAAAAGTAACAGTGAAAGTGGTCCTTAAGAACCTTACCGTGAAAAAATCCACCCCAGAAGCAACACTACAGGAGATAGTCAAagagctgctgaggaatatgtATGTTTCTCTTCACCATGTTGTTACTGCTGCCCCAATTCCTGGAAATACAGTGGTGTGTGTTGAAATACTGGCTGTAGATGCTTCGACAGAAGAAGCTGGCCTGATAGCTCCCAAAACTAATATAAACATTAAAGAAGTAGTCACTTTAGAATGGTACAGACACTTGTCAAAGGACACCGCAAAAATTTCAGTTGCAGGAATGGATGATTTGGGCAGCTCTTTGAAAGAGATGATTGTTTTGCCTTTCCATTTTCCCAAAACCTTCAAGAAGTTGGGTCTTTCTGCCCCTAGGGGAGTACTGTTGGTGGGCCCTCCAGGTGTGGGGAAGACTCTTCTCGTAAAGGCAGTTGCAAGGGAAGTGGGGGCGTATTTGCTTTGCATCAGTGGTCCAGCTATATATGGCTCAAGACCTGGAGAAAGTGAAGAGAATTTGCGAAGAGTTTTTGAACAAGGCAAGGAATTGTCCAGTGAAGGACCAACCATTCTCTTTATTGATGAAATTGACTCTTTGTGCCCTAAACGGGGAAGTTCAAACAGCATCCCTGAAAATCGTATTGTTGCTCAATTGTTAACTCTTATGGACGGCATAGGCAGTGAAAATGAGGTGGTCATCATGGCAGCGACAAACAGGCCCGATGCCTTAGATCCTGCACTGAGGAGACATGGTAGATTTGACCGAGAG GTTATCATTGGGACACCAACACTTAAACAGAGAAGGTCTATTCTGCAGTTGATTACTTCTAATATGCCTATTTCCACTGATGTTGATTTGATTAACCTAGCAGAAATGACAACTGGATATGTTGGAGCTGATCTTACGGCATTCTGCAGAGAAGCTGCTATGCAGGCTGTTCTCCACAGCTGTTTG GATTCAGTTCACATGTTGATTAACATGGCAGATTTCCATGAAGCTTTTAAAAAGATTCAGCCATCTTCCTTTCGAAGCAGTGTTGGACTAATTGACTTTAAACCTGTTACCTGGGAACAAATTGGTGGTCTTGAAGATGTGAAATTAAAGTTAAAACAG AGTATTGAGTGGCCTATGAAGTTTCCTCAGGCTTTTGTGAGGATGGGACTGTCTCAGCCAAAGGGTATTCTCCTATATGGGCCACCAGGATGTGCCAAAACCACTCTGGTGAAGGCTGTGGCCACAAGCTGCCATTGTTCCTTTCTTTCTGTTAGTGGAGCTGACCTTTTTTCACCTTATGTTGGAGATTCAGAGAAGATTTTGTCtcag GTTTTTCGCCAAGCAAGAGCACATACTCCAGCAATAATATTCCTGGATGAGATTGATTCTATCCTAGGATCTCGATCAGCCTGCAAAATTGGACATGGTGCCCCAGAGAAAGTTCTTTCTGTCCTTCTTAATGAATTAGATGGTGTTGGCATTAAAGTcacagagagaagaggaaataAATTACAGCTTGAAGGTGATTGTCAAGAACAAAACGAAAAGGAGAGACAG ATAGAATTTCAAGAAGTTTTGAACAAAGATGTCATGATAGTTGCTGCAACAAATAGACCAGACAAATTGGATGATGCCTTGTTGCGTCCTGGAAGGTTAGACAAGATCATCTATATTCCACCTCCAGATCAGAAG GGAAGGCTTTCTATTTTGaaaatttgcacagaaaaaaTCCCAATAGATTCTGATGTGTCATTAGAATACCTAGCAGTTCAAACCAAACTCTTTTCTGGAGCAGATATTGAAAATCTCTGCAAGGAG gctgcTTTGCAGGCATTACACGAGAATGGACTTGAAGCAACTAGTGTGAAACATGAGCATTTTGTAAAATCACTGAAGACTGTAAAACCATCATTAACTCCCTCAGATTTGGATTTTTATGAAAAATTATTTAATAAGGAAGTATTCTCTTAA